One window of Hoplias malabaricus isolate fHopMal1 chromosome 16, fHopMal1.hap1, whole genome shotgun sequence genomic DNA carries:
- the katnb1 gene encoding katanin p80 WD40 repeat-containing subunit B1 — MALSGATKMSWKLQDIMAHSNNVSSLVLGKSSSRLLATGGEDCRVNIWAVNKPNCIMSLTGHTSPVVCVQFSSSEEQVVAGSESGSLRVWDLEAAKILRTLMGHKANICSLDFHPFGEYLASGSVDTNIKLWDVRRKGCVFRYKGHTQAVRCLAFSPDGKWLASASDDSTVKLWDLTAGKMITEFTAHTSAVNVVQFHPNEYLLASGSADRTIKLWDLEKFKMIGSSEGETGHVRCVLFSPDGSCLFSGSEDTLRVYGWEPDRCFDVVPVGWGKVADFAICNNQMIGVSARQMNVSLYVVDLTRVKKSGSVIQGVIQDDKPLTAPTPKGTTLRRNYERPTTTCSRQKMKQNSDGDRQSPEGERRSPSSEDEHDDKESSAEITNPEDYKEIFQPRNAILRTPPKKTEPFPAPLEDESFPVKPCGAVEIITPIPDKMKTPNDASTPVLRVEPTVVSLAPARPVSVVTASQAPSSKHIVHTSKIKQNPAFVPCTRNEPVGLNVGDFLPPARSSKASVTADEEALAQIRKGHETMCVMLSSRHKNLHTVRAVWTGSDIKTSFDSAVSMNDLSIVVDILNIVNLKPSLWNLDTCTSILPQIEDLLQSKYESYVQTGYMSLKLILKRFWPLISDTLTAPPSVGVDITREERHQKCKACYKQLKMLSNVVKNRAEQVGRHGSTFKELQLLMAPLD; from the exons aGTCTAACAGGCCACACTAgtcctgtggtgtgtgttcagTTCAGTAGTTCTGAGGAGCAGGTGGTGGCTGGATCTGAATCAGGTTCTCTCCGGGTTTGGGATCTGGAAGCGGCAAAGA TACTCCGTACCTTGATGGGGCATAAAGCTAATATCTGCAGTCTAGACTTTCACCCTTTTGGGGAATACCTTGCTTCTGGCTCAGTGGACACTAACATTAAG CTGTGGGATGTTAGGAGGAAAGGCTGTGTGTTCAGATATAAG GGTCATACTCAAGCAGTACGTTGCCTAGCCTTTAGTCCAGATGGAAAGTGGCTTGCTTCAGCGAGTGATGACAGTACAGTTAAG CTGTGGGATTTAACAGCGGGAAAGATGATCACAGAATTTACAGCACACACATCAGCAGTAAATGTGGTCCAGTTCCACCCTAATGAATACCTTCTGGCCTCTGGGAGTGCTGACAG GACGATTAAACTGTGGGATCTGGAGAAATTCAAGATGATTGGCTCATCAGAAGGAGAAACTGGACATGTAAG GTGTGTGTTGTTCAGTCCTGATGGTAGCTGTTTGTTCAGTGGGTCAGAGGACACATTACGAGTTTATGGCTGGGAGCCTGACCGCTGCTTTGATGTGGTTCCTGTAGGATGGGGCAAAGTGGCTGACTTTGCAATCTGCAACAATCAAATG atTGGTGTTTCAGCTAGACAGATGAATGTCAGTTTGTATGTTGTGGATCTCACTCGGGTGAAGAAATCAGGATCTGTGATCCAGGGAGTGATTCAGGACGACAAGCCACTCACAGCACCAACTCCTAAAGGAACGACACTTCGCCGAAATTACGAGAGACCCACCACGACCTGCAGTAGACAGAA GATGAAGCAGAATTCAGATGGAGACAGGCAGAGCCCAGAGGGGGAGAGGCGGAGTCCAAGCAGCGAGGACGAACATGATGACAAGGAGAGCAGTGCAGAAATCACAAACCCTGAGGATTACAAAGAAATCTTTCAGCCTCGTAATGCAATCT TACGAACACCTCCAAAAAAAACTGAACCCTTCCCTGCACCACTTGAAGATG AGAGCTTCCCTGTAAAGCCCTGTGGAGCTGTAGAGATCATTACTCCAATACCTGACAAA atGAAAACTCCAAATGATGCATCCACACCTGTACTAAGAGTGGAGCCTACAGTAGTATCCTTGGCTCCAGCACGCCCTGTGTCTGTGGTCACTGCATCTCAAGCTCCTTCCTCAAAGCATATTGTACACACATCAAAAATTAAACAGAATCCAGCTTTTGTCCCATGCACTCGCAACGAACCAGTAGGCCTGAATGTCGGAGATTTCTTACCT CCTGCACGTAGCAGCAAGGCAAGTGTGACAGCAGATGAGGAGGCATTGGCTCAGATCCGAAAAGGGCATGAAACCATGTGTGTGATGCTGAGCAGCCGTCATAAAAACCTTCACACAGTTCGTGCTGTCTGGACAGGAAGTGACATTAAG ACATCATTTGACTCTGCTGTTTCCATGAATGATCTGTCTATTGTGGTGGACATCCTCAACATTGTCAACCTCAAACC ATCACTTTGGAACCTGGATACCTGCACCTCCATCTTGCCTCAGATTGAAGATCTGCTGCAGAGTAAATATGAGAG TTATGTGCAAACGGGATATATGTCTTTGAAACTTATTCTGAAGCGCTTTTGGCCTTTGATCTCAGACACACTGACCGCTCCCCCTTCTGTTGGAGTGGACATTACACGGGAAGAGAG GCATCAGAAATGTAAAGCATGCTATAAGCAGCTAAAAATGCTCAGTAACGTTGTAAAAAACCGGGCAGAGCAAGTCGGTCGCCATGGCAGCACATTTAAAGAACTGCAGCTACTTATGGCTCCATTGgactaa